CTCTTCATCTAGCACACCAAGTTCAAGCTCAAGCTCAGCAAaaatatcaagctcttcatctaGCACACCAAGTTCAAGCTCAAGCTCAGCAAaaatatcaagctcttcatctgAAACATCAAGCCCTTCATCTGAAACATCAAGCCCTTCATCTGGCACATCAAGCTCAAGCTCAGATGAAATATCAAACTCTTCATCTGGAACACCAAGCTCAAGCTCAGCTGaaatatcaagctcttcatctgGAACTTCAAGCCCTTCATCTGACACTTCAAGCTCTTTATCTGTAACATCAAGCTCAAGCTCAGCTGaaatatcaagctcttcatctgGAACTTCAAGCTCAAGCTCAGCTGAAACACCAAGCTCTTCATCTAGCACACCAAGTTCAAGCTCAAGCTCAGCAAaaatatcaagctcttcatcaAGCTGaaatatcaagctcttcatctgAAACATCAAGCCCTTCATCTGGCACATCAAGCTCAAGCTCAGATGaaatatcaagctcttcatctgGAACACCAAGCTCAAGCTCAGCTGAAATATCAGCTCTTCATCTGGCTCTTCATCTGACACTTCAAGCTCTTTATCTGTAACATCAAGCTCAAGCTCAGCTGaaatatcaagctcttcatctgGAACTTCAAGCTCAAGCTCAGCTGAAACACCAAGCTCTTCATCTAGCACACCAAGTTCAAGCTCAAGCTCAGCAAaaatatcaagctcttcatctaGCACACCAAGTTCAAGCTCAAGCTCAGCAAaaatatcaagctcttcatctgAAACATCAAGCCCTTCATCTGAAACATCAAGCCCTTCATCTGGCACATCAAGCTCAAGCTCAGATGaaatatcaagctcttcatctgGAACACCAAGCTCAAGCTCAGCTGaaatatcaagctcttcatctgGAACTTCAAGCCCTTCATCTGACACTTCAAGCTCTTTATCTGTAACATCAACAGCTCAAGCTCAGCTGaaatatcaagctcttcatctgGAACTTCAAGCTCTCAAGCTCAGCTGAAACACCAAGCTCTTCATCTAGCACACCAGCAGTTCAAGCTCAAGCTCCAGCAAaaatatc
This DNA window, taken from Bactrocera neohumeralis isolate Rockhampton unplaced genomic scaffold, APGP_CSIRO_Bneo_wtdbg2-racon-allhic-juicebox.fasta_v2 ctg7643, whole genome shotgun sequence, encodes the following:
- the LOC126767540 gene encoding uncharacterized protein DDB_G0271670-like yields the protein SSSNVPSLSSSFDKSSNLSFSSTIISTSSTSDESLISSVATPSSPLNQLSSSVHSSSPSLVSSTSLAEQLTSSSPNLISNSITSSITSSSTSLSSSTSTSTSTSSSSDTSSSSSETPSSSSAEISSSSSGTPSSSSAEISSSSSSTPSSSSSSAKISSSSSETSSPSSETSSPSSHIKLSSDEISSSSSGTPSSSSAEISSSSSGTSSPSSDTSSSLSVTSSSSSAEISSSSSGTSSSSSAETPSSSSSTPSSSSSSAKISSSSSSTPSSSSSSAKISSSSSETSSPSSETSSPSSGTSSSSSDEISNSSSGTPSSSSAEISSSSSGTSSPSSDTSSSLSVTSSSSSAEISSSSSGTSSSSSAETPSSSSSTPSSTEISSSSSGTSSSSSAETPSSSSSTPSSSSSSAKISSSSSSTPSSSSSSAKISSSSSETSSPSSETSSPSSGTSSSSSDEISSSSSGTPSSSSAEISSSSSGTSSPSSDTSSSLSVTSTAQAQLKYQALHLELQALKLS